The following are from one region of the Silurus meridionalis isolate SWU-2019-XX chromosome 25, ASM1480568v1, whole genome shotgun sequence genome:
- the hspb1 gene encoding heat shock protein beta-1, whose product MTERHIPFSFLRSQSWDPFRDWYQGNRIFDQAFGMPALPEEMHVFPSSHWPGYLRPPISAEMASLMHGSQVPTPIMPTPMMPHPATYARALSRQLSSGMSEIKQTQEGWKVSLDVNHFSPEELSVKTKDGVVEIIGKHEERKDEHGYISRSFTRKYTLPPGADAEKITSSLSPEGVLTVEAPLPKPAIQSSEINIPVNKVNTVVPTQGASK is encoded by the exons ATGACAGAGAGGCACatccctttctcttttcttcgcAGTCAGTCCTGGGACCCGTTCCGTGACTGGTACCAGGGCAACAGGATCTTCGACCAGGCATTTGGGATGCCAGCACTTCCTGAGGAGATGCATGTCTTTCCCAGCAGCCACTGGCCTGGCTATCTGCGCCCTCCCATTTCTGCTGAGATGGCCTCCCTGATGCATGGCTCTCAGGTGCCCACACCAATAATGCCCACACCCATGATGCCTCATCCAGCAACCTATGCCCGTGCCTTGTCACGCCAGCTTAGCTCTGGGATGTCTGAAATCAAGCAGACACAGGAAGGCTGGAAGGTGAGCTTGGACGTCAACCATTTTTCTCCTGAGGAGCTCTCAGTGAAGACCAAGGATGGTGTGGTGGAGATCATTG gaaaacaCGAGGAGAGGAAGGATGAGCATGGCTACATATCTAGATCTTTCACTAGGAAGTACAC GCTGCCCCCTGGCGCAGATGCAGAGAAGATCACTTCCTCACTCTCCCCTGAGGGCGTCCTGACTGTGGAGGCACCACTCCCCAAACCTGCCATTCAGTCCTCTGAGATCAACATCCCTGTGAACAAGGTCAACACTGTCGTGCCAACACAGGGTGCTTCAAAGtga